From Streptomyces sp. NBC_00775, one genomic window encodes:
- a CDS encoding M16 family metallopeptidase has protein sequence MTTEVTNPVAKLAGLVGHTTTQGIPTLYTPRQGEITAGLFFRVGRADETLATAGITHLVEHLALHRLGLSDLHYNGATANAYTLFHVTGSEDEVVAYLNSVCAALRDLPLDRLETEKEILRTEAAGRGGGPSHQMPLWRYGAQGYGLSSYSELGTWRLTPDEVRHWAQTRFTRDNAVLWITSDSVPEGLDLTLPAGTRLPAPAASNALPVTPAYIHGDDGHVVFNSVLRRSTAGAVFADVLGRALFQDLRQEGGYSYSAEADYTPRDADFATLTAYADALPKKQDAVVGGFVDVLARLRAGRIEQAELDSARAKALKMYDTPELAAVSLPSYALSLLLGHPILSPDEHRAELRALTVEDLREVAREMWSTGLLQVPGRGADWAGFFLAPQYSTHALTGTRHRSLEDEHVTLTIGAEGVSLTTPRGPVTVRYDACAAMTARPDGARTLTGHDGFAVTIEPTLYKSVTPERIAAVDAAVPPAAVVRMPQRDPSRIPQPEARTPAPRSQGKAHWGWTLALWLVGSVAAVWGLLSVLVTLDEAGAANPDSEAIIGLWVMELPCLFLTWRLYRRRRRG, from the coding sequence ATGACCACCGAAGTCACCAACCCCGTAGCCAAGTTGGCGGGACTCGTCGGCCACACCACCACCCAGGGCATCCCCACGCTCTACACGCCCCGGCAGGGCGAGATCACCGCCGGGCTCTTCTTCCGCGTGGGGCGCGCCGACGAGACCCTGGCCACGGCCGGGATCACCCATCTCGTCGAGCACCTCGCGCTGCACCGGCTGGGCCTGTCCGACCTGCACTACAACGGCGCGACGGCGAACGCGTACACCCTCTTCCACGTCACGGGCAGCGAGGACGAGGTGGTCGCCTACCTCAACAGCGTCTGCGCGGCCCTGCGCGACCTGCCGCTGGACCGGCTGGAGACCGAGAAGGAGATCCTGCGGACGGAGGCGGCCGGCCGCGGTGGCGGGCCCAGCCACCAGATGCCGCTGTGGCGTTACGGCGCCCAGGGCTACGGCCTGTCCAGCTACAGCGAGCTGGGCACCTGGCGGCTGACCCCGGACGAGGTGCGGCACTGGGCGCAGACGCGTTTCACCCGGGACAACGCGGTGCTGTGGATCACCAGCGACTCCGTGCCGGAGGGACTCGATCTGACGCTGCCCGCCGGTACACGCCTCCCGGCGCCCGCCGCCTCGAACGCGCTGCCGGTCACCCCCGCCTACATCCACGGCGACGACGGCCACGTCGTCTTCAACTCGGTGCTGCGCCGCTCCACCGCGGGCGCCGTCTTCGCCGACGTCCTGGGCCGCGCCCTCTTCCAGGACCTGCGCCAGGAGGGCGGCTACTCGTACTCGGCCGAGGCCGACTACACCCCGCGCGACGCTGACTTCGCCACCCTCACGGCGTACGCCGACGCGCTGCCCAAGAAGCAGGACGCGGTGGTCGGCGGCTTCGTCGACGTCCTCGCCCGGCTGCGCGCGGGCCGCATCGAGCAGGCCGAGCTCGACTCGGCGCGCGCCAAGGCCCTGAAGATGTACGACACCCCGGAACTCGCCGCCGTGTCGCTGCCCTCGTACGCCCTCAGCCTGCTCCTCGGCCATCCGATCCTCAGCCCGGACGAGCACCGGGCGGAGCTGCGCGCGCTAACCGTCGAGGATCTGCGCGAGGTCGCCCGCGAGATGTGGTCGACCGGGCTGCTCCAGGTGCCGGGCCGGGGCGCCGACTGGGCGGGTTTCTTCCTCGCGCCGCAGTACTCGACGCACGCGCTGACGGGGACCCGGCACCGTTCGCTGGAGGACGAGCACGTCACCCTGACGATCGGGGCGGAGGGGGTGTCTCTGACGACGCCGCGCGGCCCGGTCACCGTCCGGTACGACGCCTGCGCGGCAATGACCGCCCGCCCGGACGGAGCCCGCACGCTGACCGGGCACGACGGCTTCGCGGTCACCATCGAGCCGACCCTCTACAAGAGCGTGACGCCCGAGCGGATCGCGGCGGTGGACGCGGCCGTACCGCCCGCGGCGGTGGTGCGGATGCCGCAGCGGGACCCGTCCCGCATCCCACAACCCGAGGCACGCACGCCCGCCCCGCGCTCCCAGGGCAAGGCGCACTGGGGCTGGACGCTCGCGCTCTGGCTCGTCGGCTCGGTGGCCGCGGTGTGGGGCCTGCTCAGTGTGCTCGTCACCCTCGACGAGGCCGGTGCGGCAAACCCTGACTCCGAGGCCATCATCGGCCTGTGGGTGATGGAGCTGCCATGCCTCTTCCTGACGTGGCGGCTGTACCGCCGCCGCAGGCGCGGCTGA
- a CDS encoding M16 family metallopeptidase, whose protein sequence is MTADLHGSGLDALSDLVSHTVTQGIPTLYAPRAGEITAGLLFRVGRADETLPTAGITHLVEHLALHRLGVSDLHYNGTTSMSYTHFQVTGDEDEVVEYLNSVCAALRDLPLDRLETEKEILRTEAAGRNGGPDSRLPLWRYGAQGYGLSSCNELGTWTLTADQVRQWAEARFTRDNAVLWITSDHVPDRLDLTLPAGTRISAPAPTSALPVTPACIRGADGHVAYNAVVRRSTAAAVFANVLGRALYQDLRQEGGYSYAAEADYTPRDADFATLTAYADALLQKQDAVVGGFVDTLARLRAGRIEQAELDSARAKALKAYDTPDLAAALLPSFALSLLLGHRLLTPEQGRAELHAVTVADLREVAREAWADGLLQVPGQDADWAGFTPAPQYSQAALTGTRHQSLEDERITLSIGTEGVSLLTPGGPVSVRYDACAAMTARPDGGRSLTGHDGFSVTIEPTLFRGVTPERIAAVDTAVPADVVVRMPARDPERIPQPPEPEPEQQPELSRLRRGQGRAAGRDWTAALWFFGVLAVAWAVLGTVVTLNEIGSAHTDGARIFLFWFLELPLLWQMRSMRQRRARARAGR, encoded by the coding sequence ATGACCGCCGACCTGCACGGCTCCGGCCTCGACGCCCTCTCCGACCTGGTCTCCCACACCGTCACCCAGGGCATTCCCACTCTCTACGCACCCCGCGCGGGCGAGATCACCGCCGGACTGCTCTTCCGCGTGGGCCGTGCCGACGAGACACTGCCCACGGCCGGGATCACGCATCTCGTCGAGCATCTCGCGCTGCACCGCCTGGGCGTGTCCGACCTGCACTACAACGGCACCACGTCGATGTCGTACACCCACTTCCAGGTCACCGGCGACGAGGACGAGGTGGTCGAGTACCTCAACAGCGTCTGTGCCGCCCTGCGCGACCTGCCGCTGGACCGGCTGGAGACCGAGAAGGAGATCCTGCGGACCGAGGCCGCGGGCCGGAACGGCGGGCCCGACTCCCGGCTGCCGCTGTGGCGTTACGGCGCCCAGGGCTACGGCCTGTCCAGCTGCAACGAGCTCGGCACCTGGACCCTCACCGCCGACCAGGTGCGGCAGTGGGCCGAAGCCCGGTTCACCCGCGACAACGCGGTGCTGTGGATCACCAGCGACCATGTGCCGGACCGCCTGGACCTGACCCTGCCCGCCGGGACCCGCATCTCCGCGCCCGCCCCGACCAGTGCGCTACCGGTCACGCCCGCCTGCATCCGGGGAGCCGACGGTCACGTCGCGTACAACGCGGTCGTACGCCGCTCCACCGCCGCGGCGGTCTTCGCCAACGTCCTCGGCCGCGCCCTCTACCAGGATCTGCGCCAGGAGGGCGGCTACTCGTACGCGGCCGAGGCCGACTACACCCCGCGCGACGCCGACTTCGCCACCCTCACCGCGTACGCCGACGCGCTGTTGCAGAAGCAGGACGCGGTCGTCGGCGGCTTCGTCGACACGCTCGCCCGGCTGCGGGCGGGCAGGATCGAACAGGCCGAACTGGACTCGGCGCGCGCCAAGGCGCTGAAGGCGTACGACACTCCGGACCTCGCAGCCGCCCTGCTGCCGTCGTTCGCGCTCAGCCTGCTCCTCGGCCATCGCCTCCTCACCCCCGAGCAGGGCAGGGCGGAGCTGCACGCGGTGACCGTCGCCGATCTGCGCGAGGTCGCCCGGGAGGCGTGGGCCGACGGGCTGCTCCAGGTGCCGGGCCAGGACGCCGACTGGGCGGGCTTCACCCCGGCGCCGCAGTACTCCCAGGCTGCCCTGACCGGCACCCGGCACCAGTCCCTTGAGGACGAGCGGATCACCTTGTCTATCGGCACCGAAGGCGTCAGCCTGCTGACCCCGGGCGGCCCGGTCAGCGTGCGGTACGACGCCTGCGCGGCGATGACCGCCCGCCCCGACGGGGGCCGTTCCCTCACCGGCCACGACGGCTTCTCGGTGACCATCGAGCCGACCCTGTTCCGGGGCGTCACACCGGAGCGGATCGCGGCCGTGGACACGGCGGTTCCGGCCGACGTGGTGGTGCGGATGCCGGCGCGGGACCCGGAGCGGATCCCGCAGCCTCCGGAGCCGGAGCCGGAGCAGCAGCCGGAGCTCTCCAGGCTGCGGCGAGGCCAGGGTAGGGCGGCGGGGCGGGACTGGACGGCCGCGCTCTGGTTCTTCGGTGTGCTCGCGGTCGCCTGGGCTGTGCTCGGCACGGTCGTCACCCTGAACGAGATCGGCTCCGCACACACGGACGGCGCGCGCATCTTCCTCTTCTGGTTCCTGGAGCTGCCGCTGCTGTGGCAAATGCGGTCCATGCGCCAACGGCGGGCCCGGGCCCGCGCGGGCCGCTGA
- a CDS encoding L,D-transpeptidase family protein produces the protein MSGPPAPGPGSELVPGVAPGPHQPWQIDTPDQMLAPRVYTPTADEDAVEPRNAPAGTDALIEYVPLSDAAAGTAVTCSKRTGPYQRQVERWLKLKVDGKQSAADCLAVRAFQTRYKIKPNIGFAGPVTWARMQLLSAMKNPNAAGKCPVRSYRIACVDLARQLTWVQKGKKVVWGPVPMRSGRAGYRTRTGWFKIYWKHKNHWSTLYNSPMPYSQFFSGGQAFHAIYGSIYNPNGSWGCVNLRLADARTLWNVLKTGDRVYVWGRRAGT, from the coding sequence ATGAGTGGACCGCCGGCTCCCGGACCGGGGAGCGAGCTGGTGCCGGGCGTGGCGCCCGGTCCGCATCAGCCGTGGCAGATCGATACACCGGACCAGATGCTCGCGCCCAGGGTGTACACACCCACCGCGGACGAGGATGCCGTCGAGCCGCGCAACGCCCCCGCCGGCACGGACGCGCTCATCGAATACGTACCGCTCAGCGACGCCGCCGCAGGCACGGCGGTGACATGCAGCAAGCGGACGGGACCGTATCAGCGGCAGGTCGAGCGGTGGCTGAAGCTGAAGGTGGACGGGAAACAGTCCGCTGCCGATTGTCTTGCCGTCCGTGCGTTCCAGACGCGGTACAAGATCAAGCCGAACATCGGCTTCGCCGGACCCGTCACCTGGGCCCGCATGCAGCTGCTCTCCGCGATGAAGAACCCGAACGCCGCCGGAAAGTGTCCCGTGCGGTCGTACCGGATCGCCTGCGTGGACCTGGCACGACAGCTCACCTGGGTGCAGAAGGGGAAGAAGGTGGTGTGGGGGCCGGTGCCGATGCGCAGCGGGCGGGCCGGGTACCGGACCCGTACCGGCTGGTTCAAGATCTACTGGAAGCACAAGAACCACTGGTCGACCCTCTACAACAGCCCCATGCCGTACAGCCAGTTCTTCAGCGGCGGACAGGCCTTTCACGCCATCTACGGCAGCATCTACAACCCCAACGGCTCCTGGGGCTGCGTCAATCTGCGGCTCGCCGACGCCCGCACGTTGTGGAACGTCCTCAAGACGGGCGACCGCGTCTACGTGTGGGGCCGTAGAGCCGGCACCTGA
- a CDS encoding NAD(P)H-hydrate dehydratase produces the protein MRTAYSVETVRAAERELMARLPEGALMQRAAAGLAAACADVLGRVYGSRVVLLIGSGDNGGDALYAGARLARRGAGVTAVLLAPERTHPGGLSALRRAGGTLVTPGAAEQIVRRADLVVDGIVGIGGKGGLRPDAAALAAWAERSRAAVVAVDLPSGIEADTGEVLGAAVRADLTVTFGTHKPGLLIDPAREYAGSVRLVDIGLELPDQAELEALQHADVAARLPVPGAASDKYRRGVVGIAAGSARYPGAAVLAVSGALRGGAGAVRYVGPAGDAVIAAFPETLVSDKGPHKAGRVQAWVVGPGAGDDASSVAEVLAAEVPVLVDADGLRLAERGVVRARSAPTLMTPHAGEAAALLGVSRAVVEGARLASVRELAGLYGATVLLKGATTLVADAGGGVVRVNATGTAWLATAGSGDVLSGLAGSLLAAGLSAVDAGSVAAYVHGLAGRFAADGAPAGAHDVASAIPAAWRDIRD, from the coding sequence ATGCGTACTGCCTACAGCGTGGAGACGGTAAGGGCGGCCGAGCGGGAGCTGATGGCGCGGCTCCCCGAAGGGGCGTTGATGCAGCGCGCCGCCGCCGGACTGGCCGCGGCCTGCGCCGATGTGCTGGGGCGGGTGTACGGCAGCCGGGTCGTGCTGCTGATCGGCAGCGGCGACAACGGGGGCGACGCGCTGTACGCGGGGGCCCGGCTGGCCCGGCGCGGGGCCGGTGTCACCGCCGTACTGCTCGCCCCCGAACGGACGCATCCCGGGGGGCTGTCCGCGTTGCGGCGGGCGGGCGGCACGCTGGTCACCCCCGGTGCCGCCGAGCAGATCGTCCGCCGTGCCGACCTCGTCGTCGACGGCATCGTCGGGATCGGCGGCAAGGGCGGGCTGCGGCCGGACGCGGCGGCGCTGGCCGCCTGGGCCGAGCGGTCGCGTGCGGCCGTCGTCGCCGTCGACCTGCCGAGCGGCATTGAGGCGGACACCGGGGAGGTCCTCGGCGCGGCGGTGCGCGCCGACCTGACCGTCACCTTCGGGACGCACAAACCGGGGCTGCTCATCGATCCGGCGCGTGAGTACGCCGGTTCCGTACGCCTCGTCGACATCGGTCTCGAACTGCCGGACCAGGCCGAGCTGGAGGCGCTCCAGCACGCGGACGTCGCGGCGCGGCTGCCGGTGCCGGGGGCGGCGAGCGACAAGTACCGGCGCGGTGTCGTCGGGATCGCCGCCGGGTCCGCGCGCTATCCCGGGGCGGCGGTGCTCGCCGTGTCCGGTGCGCTGCGGGGTGGTGCGGGGGCCGTGCGGTACGTGGGGCCCGCCGGGGACGCGGTGATCGCCGCCTTCCCCGAGACGCTCGTGTCCGACAAGGGGCCCCACAAGGCGGGGCGGGTCCAGGCGTGGGTCGTGGGGCCCGGGGCCGGGGACGACGCGTCGTCGGTCGCCGAGGTGCTGGCCGCGGAGGTGCCGGTGCTGGTGGACGCGGACGGGTTGCGGCTCGCGGAGCGGGGGGTCGTGCGGGCGCGGAGTGCGCCCACGCTGATGACTCCGCATGCCGGGGAGGCGGCGGCGTTGCTCGGGGTTTCACGTGCGGTGGTGGAGGGGGCTCGGCTTGCTTCCGTGCGGGAGCTTGCGGGGCTTTATGGGGCGACGGTGTTGCTCAAGGGGGCGACGACGTTGGTGGCTGATGCGGGGGGTGGGGTGGTGCGGGTGAATGCGACGGGGACGGCTTGGCTGGCGACCGCGGGGAGTGGGGACGTGCTGTCGGGGCTTGCCGGGTCGTTGTTGGCGGCGGGGTTGTCCGCGGTGGATGCGGGGAGTGTTGCTGCGTACGTTCATGGGCTTGCGGGGCGGTTCGCGGCGGACGGGGCGCCTGCGGGGGCCCATGACGTGGCGTCGGCGATCCCGGCCGCGTGGCGGGACATCCGCGACTGA
- the alr gene encoding alanine racemase yields MNETAPLRARAEIDLAALRANVRTLRAHAPSAALMAVVKSDAYGHGAVPCARAAREAGATWLGTATPEEALALRAAGLPGRIMCWLWTPGGPWAQAIEADLDVSVSGMWALREVVAAARTVGAPARVQLKADTGLGRNGCQPDDWPELVGEALSAEARGLITVTGLWSHFACADEPGHPSIQAQLTRFREMVAYAEEQGVRPEVRHIANSPATLTLPESHFDLVRTGIAVYGISPSPELGTPADFGLRPVMTLTASLALVKHVPGGHGVSYGHHYTTPGDTTLGLVPVGYADGIPRHASGTGPVLVGGKWRTVAGRVAMDQFVVDLGGDEPLAGTEAVLFGPGDRGEPTAEDWARAAGTIAYEIVTRIGTRVPRVYVNVNEEQDG; encoded by the coding sequence ATGAACGAGACAGCACCCCTGCGCGCCCGCGCCGAGATCGACCTGGCAGCCCTGCGGGCCAACGTGCGGACCCTGCGCGCCCACGCGCCGTCCGCGGCCCTGATGGCCGTGGTCAAGTCCGACGCGTACGGCCACGGGGCGGTGCCGTGTGCCCGAGCGGCGCGCGAGGCCGGCGCCACCTGGCTCGGCACCGCCACCCCCGAGGAGGCCCTCGCGCTGCGGGCGGCCGGACTGCCGGGGCGGATCATGTGCTGGCTCTGGACACCGGGCGGGCCGTGGGCGCAGGCCATCGAGGCCGACCTCGACGTCTCGGTCAGCGGGATGTGGGCCCTGCGGGAGGTCGTGGCGGCCGCTCGGACGGTCGGCGCGCCCGCCCGCGTCCAGCTCAAGGCCGACACGGGCCTCGGGCGCAACGGCTGCCAGCCCGACGACTGGCCGGAGCTCGTCGGCGAGGCCCTGAGCGCCGAGGCCCGCGGGCTCATCACCGTCACCGGCCTCTGGTCGCACTTCGCCTGCGCCGACGAGCCCGGTCACCCCTCCATCCAGGCCCAACTCACCCGCTTCCGCGAGATGGTGGCGTACGCCGAGGAGCAGGGCGTCCGCCCCGAGGTGCGGCACATCGCCAACTCGCCCGCCACGCTGACCCTCCCCGAGAGCCACTTCGACCTCGTACGCACCGGCATCGCGGTCTACGGCATCTCGCCCAGCCCCGAGCTCGGCACCCCGGCCGACTTCGGACTGCGTCCGGTGATGACGCTGACCGCCTCGCTCGCGCTGGTGAAGCACGTCCCGGGCGGCCACGGCGTCAGCTACGGGCATCACTACACCACGCCCGGCGACACCACCCTCGGCCTCGTGCCCGTCGGCTACGCGGACGGCATCCCGCGCCACGCCTCCGGCACCGGACCCGTCCTGGTCGGCGGCAAGTGGCGTACGGTCGCGGGCCGGGTCGCGATGGACCAGTTCGTCGTCGATCTGGGCGGGGACGAGCCCCTGGCCGGGACGGAGGCGGTCCTGTTCGGGCCGGGCGACCGCGGCGAGCCGACCGCCGAGGACTGGGCCCGGGCGGCGGGCACGATCGCGTACGAAATCGTCACCCGGATCGGAACCCGCGTACCCCGCGTCTACGTGAATGTGAACGAGGAACAAGACGGGTAG
- a CDS encoding holo-ACP synthase, with amino-acid sequence MSIIGVGIDVAEIDRFRASLERTPGLAERVFVEQELHLPSGERRGIASLAARFAAKEALAKALGAPAGLHWTDAEVYVEDSGQPRLRVKGTVAARAAELGVRSWHVSLSHDAGVASAVVVAEG; translated from the coding sequence ATGAGCATCATCGGGGTCGGTATCGACGTGGCCGAGATCGACCGGTTCCGGGCGTCGCTGGAGCGCACACCCGGACTGGCCGAACGGGTCTTTGTGGAGCAGGAGTTGCATCTGCCGAGCGGGGAGCGCAGAGGCATCGCGTCGCTGGCCGCCCGGTTCGCCGCGAAGGAGGCGCTCGCCAAGGCGCTCGGTGCCCCGGCCGGTCTGCACTGGACCGACGCCGAGGTCTACGTCGAGGACAGCGGGCAGCCGCGGCTGCGGGTGAAGGGCACGGTGGCGGCCCGGGCGGCCGAACTGGGCGTGCGGTCGTGGCATGTGTCGCTGAGCCATGACGCGGGGGTGGCTTCGGCGGTGGTGGTGGCGGAGGGATAG
- a CDS encoding alpha/beta fold hydrolase, which translates to MSESSAEAVASAASAAAASAGNWRRAGVAGAAIGVVAAGAAAGVAIERLTVGRGMRRKALLALDSTGPYGALRGTPGKAYADDGTELYYEVDDAEPEAPLAPRRRRLFGRKAPAPVTVVFSHGYCLNQDSWHFQRAALRGVVRTVHWDQRSHGRSGRGVAQLKDGTPVTIDQLGRDLKAVIDAAVPEGPIVLVGHSMGGMTVMALADQYPELIRDRVVAVALVGTSSGRLGEVNFGLPVAGVNAVRRVLPGVLRALGQQAALVERGRRATADLFAGVIKRYSFATRDVDPAVERFAERMIEGTPIDVVAEFYPAFTEHDKTAALTHFADLPVLVLAGVKDLVTPSEHSEAIADLLPDAELVLVADAGHLVMLEHPEVVIDRLADLLMRAGAVPAGATVGGYGSTSSSAQPG; encoded by the coding sequence GTGAGCGAGAGCAGCGCGGAGGCCGTCGCGAGTGCGGCCTCGGCGGCCGCCGCCTCCGCCGGGAACTGGCGCAGGGCCGGTGTCGCGGGCGCCGCGATAGGCGTCGTGGCAGCGGGCGCCGCCGCCGGAGTCGCCATAGAGCGCCTCACGGTCGGCCGTGGCATGCGCAGGAAGGCGCTCCTCGCGCTCGACTCCACGGGCCCTTACGGCGCGCTGCGCGGCACCCCCGGCAAGGCGTACGCCGACGACGGCACCGAGCTGTACTACGAGGTCGACGACGCCGAGCCGGAGGCCCCCCTCGCCCCGCGCCGTCGCCGGCTCTTCGGCCGCAAGGCGCCGGCCCCCGTCACCGTCGTCTTCAGCCACGGCTACTGCCTCAACCAGGACTCCTGGCACTTCCAGCGCGCCGCGCTGCGCGGTGTCGTGCGCACGGTCCACTGGGACCAGCGCAGCCACGGGCGGTCCGGGCGGGGCGTCGCCCAGCTCAAGGACGGGACGCCGGTCACCATCGACCAGCTCGGCCGCGACCTGAAGGCCGTCATAGACGCGGCCGTGCCCGAGGGCCCCATCGTGCTCGTGGGCCATTCGATGGGCGGGATGACCGTCATGGCCCTCGCCGACCAGTACCCCGAGCTGATCCGCGACCGGGTCGTCGCCGTCGCCCTCGTCGGTACGTCGTCGGGGCGGCTCGGCGAGGTCAACTTCGGGCTGCCCGTCGCGGGCGTCAACGCGGTGCGACGCGTGCTCCCCGGCGTACTGCGGGCGCTCGGGCAGCAGGCCGCCCTGGTGGAGCGGGGGCGGCGAGCCACCGCCGACCTGTTCGCCGGGGTCATCAAGCGCTACTCGTTCGCCACCCGGGACGTCGACCCGGCGGTCGAGCGGTTCGCCGAGCGGATGATCGAGGGCACCCCGATCGACGTGGTCGCCGAGTTCTACCCGGCGTTCACCGAGCACGACAAGACCGCGGCGCTCACCCACTTCGCCGACCTGCCCGTCCTCGTCCTCGCCGGGGTCAAGGACCTGGTGACCCCGAGCGAGCACAGCGAGGCCATCGCCGACCTGCTGCCGGACGCCGAGCTGGTGCTCGTCGCCGACGCCGGGCACCTCGTCATGCTGGAGCACCCCGAGGTCGTCATAGACCGTCTGGCCGACCTCCTCATGCGCGCGGGAGCCGTCCCGGCAGGGGCTACCGTGGGTGGCTATGGAAGCACCAGCAGCAGCGCACAACCCGGCTGA